From Phycisphaerae bacterium, one genomic window encodes:
- a CDS encoding Fe(2+)-trafficking protein gives MSARTVHCAKLNRDLPGLDDTTPDGARALKMATLLGGPDLRQRIYEHVSAEAWGMWKDYMLMVINEYRLDPTSDASNALLREHLEAFLFGQGKQIAKYTPPTGK, from the coding sequence ATGTCCGCACGTACCGTTCACTGTGCCAAGCTTAATCGCGACCTGCCCGGCCTCGACGATACCACCCCCGATGGTGCGCGGGCCTTGAAGATGGCCACGCTGCTGGGCGGCCCGGACTTGCGGCAGCGCATCTACGAGCACGTGTCCGCCGAAGCCTGGGGCATGTGGAAGGACTACATGCTGATGGTCATCAACGAGTACCGGCTGGACCCGACGTCTGACGCCAGCAACGCCTTGCTGCGGGAGCACCTGGAGGCGTTCTTGTTCGGGCAGGGCAAACAGATCGCGAAGTACACCCCGCCCACAGGCAAGTGA
- a CDS encoding FAD:protein FMN transferase, protein MNFAASDRPQHGQGGAAHRFAHDAMACTFELYLVGVGARYARQAAEAAFEEVHRLEQLLSRFIPHSDIGQINALQPGSAIRVSPETIECLQLAAEVHQQTGGAFDIAFHSQPRIGPDGPSPLIFDPTQSAIGVQRTGVVLDLGAIGKGYAVDRVAALLREWKIPAALVHSGQSTVYALGRPPTGDAWRLTLRSPDEQGDALGTLALTDEALSGSGQRLHGGHIRDPRTGAPATAYSATWAVASSAAVSDALSTAFMLLTPAEVATVCGRQRDVSGILRPTTAQTGRELLCFGRHQPGT, encoded by the coding sequence ATGAACTTCGCTGCATCGGACAGGCCGCAGCACGGGCAGGGGGGCGCAGCCCACCGTTTCGCCCACGACGCGATGGCGTGCACGTTCGAGCTGTACCTCGTGGGTGTTGGCGCCCGCTACGCCCGCCAGGCTGCGGAAGCCGCGTTCGAGGAGGTGCACCGCCTCGAACAGCTCCTCAGCCGCTTCATCCCCCACAGTGACATCGGCCAGATCAACGCGCTGCAACCCGGCAGCGCCATCCGCGTGAGCCCCGAGACGATCGAGTGCCTGCAACTCGCGGCCGAAGTTCACCAGCAGACCGGCGGCGCGTTCGACATTGCGTTTCACAGCCAGCCGCGAATAGGCCCAGATGGGCCGTCGCCGCTGATCTTCGATCCGACGCAATCCGCGATCGGCGTGCAGCGAACCGGGGTCGTGCTCGACCTGGGGGCCATCGGCAAGGGCTACGCCGTGGATCGCGTTGCGGCGCTGCTGCGTGAATGGAAGATCCCGGCGGCACTCGTGCATAGTGGCCAGAGCACGGTCTACGCGCTGGGCCGGCCGCCGACCGGCGACGCATGGCGCCTGACTCTGCGGTCGCCGGACGAGCAGGGCGATGCGCTCGGCACGCTGGCGCTGACCGACGAAGCTCTGAGCGGATCGGGCCAGCGTCTGCACGGCGGGCACATCCGCGACCCGCGCACCGGCGCACCGGCCACGGCGTACTCCGCTACCTGGGCGGTCGCGTCGTCCGCGGCGGTGTCCGATGCGCTGTCGACGGCGTTCATGCTGCTCACGCCGGCGGAGGTCGCCACCGTGTGTGGACGCCAGCGCGACGTGTCCGGTATACTGCGGCCCACGACGGCGCAGACGGGGCGGGAACTGCTGTGTTTTGGCCGCCACCAACCAGGAACCTGA
- a CDS encoding HEAT repeat domain-containing protein, with protein MSIGRRCCVLPLILFALVAGAEAQQPSAQLAALLAKLPAETPAVRAELLILGVEDIRTLCAMLKEPGPGEDTQVRLALHGLAFAVADPQRATERKTYIDALIAALRAAPPPADVPFVVEQLQLVGGPDACAALGRVLVPGATEAVCDAAARTLQIIGGDPAVAALRAALPALSGRCRLSVIAALGALRDEASVAVLLADAKSDDRALRLAALDALAGIGDSRARDVLMPAAAADSWYERSRATDNLLVLAARLGAAKQADAAASILRELLKTRVDPADTHVRCAALHQLAAVCADGAVPDLLAALADENPQVRAAAANAAAGVPGEAVTNALVAGFESASELARVALLEVFARRGDAAALPTVIKAFNDPIKEVRVAAFATAAALSGERAVAPLLTVFMRDDADELQAAHTALARIPGVEVTDKIITLMSNLPPRVRAHVLGVLAARPKPSTLEPIFNAAKDADAGVRLAAIRALAELADDASVPALLALLRGAETDDERTAAGEAIAAVCLRAADRARAAGLVAGVLRDAPVPVKCALLPALGRVGGKAALDATLAALGDTEPTVRESATRAFAEWPDATPAPHVLKLVQTATDAKSQVLTLRAYVRMIGLGPERPAADTLAMCTAALAAAQRPEEKKLVLARLGEVKEPAALELLMPYLADEALRAEAASAMLNVVEALIPARCQDARGALDRISADQWPDALRERADAVRRRLERFEGYITDWWVAGPYTEKDKAGHQLLDMVLPPEEAGAKDVNWRKQPVNSDPESAWWIDLNATMAGDHRAAYAFTHVKSPSAQKLRFDLGSDDGVKVWLNGALVHTNNTHRGISPGEDKVVVTVNEGWNTLLIKVTNDDGGWALCARLRTPEGGNPPDVYAEAGDHP; from the coding sequence ATGAGCATTGGTCGTCGGTGCTGCGTACTGCCGTTGATTCTGTTCGCGTTGGTCGCGGGTGCGGAAGCGCAGCAGCCCTCCGCGCAGCTTGCGGCGCTGCTCGCGAAGCTCCCGGCGGAGACGCCGGCGGTGCGGGCGGAATTGCTGATACTGGGGGTGGAAGACATTCGCACGCTATGTGCAATGCTGAAGGAGCCTGGGCCGGGCGAGGACACGCAGGTCCGGCTGGCTTTGCACGGGCTGGCATTCGCCGTCGCGGATCCGCAGCGCGCCACTGAGCGCAAGACGTATATCGATGCGCTGATCGCCGCGCTGCGCGCCGCTCCGCCGCCGGCGGACGTGCCCTTCGTCGTTGAGCAGTTGCAGCTTGTCGGCGGCCCGGACGCCTGTGCGGCGCTGGGGCGGGTACTGGTGCCCGGCGCGACGGAAGCTGTCTGTGATGCTGCCGCGCGAACCCTGCAAATAATCGGCGGCGATCCGGCGGTCGCGGCGCTCCGTGCAGCGCTGCCGGCGCTCAGCGGGCGCTGTCGTCTCTCGGTGATCGCAGCTCTCGGTGCGCTTCGTGACGAGGCATCCGTGGCCGTTCTGCTCGCCGATGCGAAGTCTGATGATCGTGCACTGCGTCTGGCCGCGCTGGATGCGCTGGCCGGCATCGGCGACTCGCGTGCCCGCGACGTGCTGATGCCGGCTGCCGCGGCCGACTCCTGGTACGAACGTTCGCGCGCCACGGATAACCTGCTGGTACTCGCGGCTCGGTTGGGAGCCGCGAAGCAGGCTGACGCAGCCGCGTCCATCCTGCGTGAGCTGCTCAAGACGCGAGTCGATCCGGCGGATACGCACGTGCGTTGCGCGGCCCTGCATCAACTGGCCGCTGTGTGCGCCGACGGTGCGGTCCCCGACCTTCTGGCGGCGCTCGCTGACGAGAACCCGCAGGTGCGTGCCGCGGCAGCGAACGCCGCGGCTGGCGTTCCGGGTGAAGCGGTGACGAACGCGCTGGTGGCCGGTTTCGAGTCGGCATCGGAGTTGGCCCGTGTTGCGCTGCTGGAGGTCTTTGCGCGTCGCGGCGATGCGGCGGCGCTGCCGACGGTCATCAAGGCGTTCAACGACCCGATCAAAGAGGTGCGTGTTGCCGCTTTCGCGACGGCGGCGGCGCTCAGCGGCGAGCGGGCCGTTGCACCGCTCCTCACTGTCTTCATGCGCGACGACGCGGACGAGTTGCAGGCCGCGCACACGGCGCTCGCACGCATTCCGGGCGTGGAAGTGACCGACAAGATCATCACGCTGATGTCGAACCTGCCGCCGCGCGTGCGGGCCCACGTCCTCGGCGTGCTGGCCGCGCGGCCGAAGCCGTCCACGCTGGAGCCGATCTTCAACGCGGCGAAGGACGCCGACGCCGGCGTGCGCCTGGCGGCGATCCGGGCGCTGGCCGAACTGGCCGACGATGCGTCCGTGCCGGCGCTGCTCGCCCTGTTGCGCGGGGCCGAGACGGACGATGAACGCACCGCGGCCGGCGAGGCCATCGCCGCGGTGTGTCTGCGGGCCGCGGATCGCGCGCGGGCGGCGGGTCTGGTGGCGGGCGTGCTCAGGGACGCGCCGGTGCCGGTGAAGTGCGCACTGTTGCCGGCGCTCGGGCGCGTGGGTGGCAAGGCGGCGCTTGATGCCACGCTGGCCGCGCTTGGTGACACGGAGCCGACGGTCCGCGAGTCAGCCACACGCGCATTCGCCGAATGGCCCGACGCCACGCCGGCGCCGCACGTGCTCAAGCTCGTGCAGACAGCGACGGACGCGAAATCGCAGGTGCTGACGCTGCGGGCGTACGTCCGCATGATTGGCCTCGGCCCGGAGCGGCCGGCCGCCGACACGCTGGCCATGTGCACCGCAGCCCTGGCGGCGGCCCAGCGCCCCGAGGAAAAGAAGCTCGTGCTGGCGCGCCTGGGCGAGGTGAAGGAACCCGCGGCGCTCGAGCTGCTTATGCCGTATCTCGCGGACGAAGCGCTGCGGGCTGAGGCGGCGTCGGCGATGCTGAACGTGGTCGAGGCGCTCATCCCCGCGCGCTGCCAGGACGCCCGCGGCGCCCTCGACCGGATCTCGGCGGACCAGTGGCCGGACGCGCTTCGCGAGCGGGCGGACGCGGTCCGGCGGCGGCTGGAACGCTTCGAAGGGTACATCACGGACTGGTGGGTGGCGGGTCCGTACACCGAGAAAGACAAGGCCGGGCACCAACTGCTCGACATGGTGCTTCCGCCGGAAGAGGCCGGCGCCAAGGACGTGAACTGGCGCAAGCAGCCGGTGAACTCCGATCCCGAGTCAGCCTGGTGGATCGACCTGAACGCGACGATGGCCGGCGATCACCGCGCGGCCTACGCTTTCACGCACGTGAAATCGCCGAGCGCCCAGAAGCTGCGGTTTGATCTGGGCAGCGACGACGGCGTGAAGGTCTGGCTGAACGGTGCCCTCGTGCACACCAACAACACCCATCGCGGCATCTCGCCGGGTGAGGACAAGGTCGTCGTGACAGTCAACGAGGGCTGGAATACGCTGCTCATCAAGGTGACCAATGACGATGGTGGTTGGGCCCTGTGTGCTCGTTTGCGAACGCCGGAAGGCGGCAATCCGCCGGACGTTTACGCCGAGGCGGGCGATCATCCCTGA
- a CDS encoding TIGR03663 family protein has protein sequence MALAFRLPGLNLRPMHGDEAVHAVKFDELWHAGQYQYDPDEYHGPTLYYLTFPSVWLSGATDFAHTQAATYRIVPVVVGVVLILLLLLIGRGLGWPATAGAAVLTAVSPAMVFYSRYYIQETLLVCFTLLVIAAGWRYVQSRRIGWVLLAGVGVGLMHATKETCVIVWGALVGALVVTLLWVRASHTADAHPALPPRGGGLWVALGAGVLAAVLVSVLLFSAGFTHLRGPLDSLRAYAIYFQRAGGGVHEHPWYYYLQMLGYTHYTPGPVFSEVLIVGLAVVGLIVIVRRRETSGLLRFVAVYTILLTAIYSAIPYKTPWCALGLLHGMILLAGHGAATLVAGCLSRTKLGMGRLALTAGVAVLLLAGTTQLAWQAWRGSQRFYADRRNPYVYAHPVRDVEHLTTQLTRLAAVSPDGPRMLIKIVVENCWPLPWYLRGFERVGYWEQPPDEPDADVVLVSYALQDALAPRLRDAYEVSYYGLRRDEILAVYVRRALWTTFVQSLTPATQPTAP, from the coding sequence GTGGCACTGGCGTTTCGTCTGCCCGGGCTGAATCTGCGCCCGATGCACGGTGACGAAGCGGTTCACGCCGTGAAGTTCGATGAGCTCTGGCATGCTGGCCAGTACCAGTATGACCCGGACGAATACCACGGCCCGACGCTCTACTACCTGACATTTCCATCCGTTTGGCTCAGCGGGGCGACGGACTTCGCCCACACACAGGCGGCCACGTATCGCATTGTGCCGGTCGTAGTCGGCGTCGTGCTGATTCTGCTGCTGCTATTGATCGGTCGCGGCCTGGGCTGGCCGGCGACGGCGGGCGCTGCGGTGCTCACGGCCGTCTCGCCCGCGATGGTGTTCTATAGCCGCTATTACATCCAGGAAACGCTGCTGGTCTGTTTCACGCTGCTGGTGATTGCGGCCGGGTGGCGGTATGTGCAATCGCGACGCATCGGCTGGGTGCTGCTGGCCGGCGTCGGCGTGGGGCTGATGCACGCAACCAAGGAAACGTGCGTGATCGTGTGGGGGGCGCTGGTGGGAGCGCTGGTTGTCACCCTGCTGTGGGTTCGCGCCTCCCACACCGCTGATGCTCACCCTGCCCTCCCCCCGAGAGGGGGCGGACTGTGGGTGGCGCTGGGCGCGGGTGTGCTCGCGGCGGTGCTTGTTTCGGTGCTGCTTTTCTCCGCCGGGTTCACGCATCTCCGCGGCCCGCTCGATTCGCTGCGCGCCTATGCGATCTATTTCCAACGAGCCGGCGGCGGCGTGCATGAGCATCCTTGGTACTACTACTTGCAGATGCTGGGGTATACGCACTACACGCCGGGCCCGGTGTTCAGCGAGGTGCTCATCGTGGGGCTGGCCGTCGTCGGGCTGATCGTGATCGTGCGCCGGCGTGAGACGAGCGGCTTGCTCCGCTTTGTCGCGGTGTACACGATCCTGCTCACCGCGATCTACTCGGCGATTCCGTACAAGACGCCGTGGTGTGCGCTCGGATTGCTGCATGGCATGATCCTGCTCGCGGGCCACGGCGCCGCGACGCTGGTCGCCGGGTGCCTGTCGCGCACCAAGCTGGGCATGGGCCGTCTTGCGCTCACCGCCGGGGTAGCCGTGCTTCTGCTGGCCGGCACAACTCAGTTGGCGTGGCAGGCTTGGCGCGGCAGCCAGCGCTTCTATGCCGATCGGCGCAATCCGTATGTGTACGCCCATCCGGTGCGCGATGTGGAGCACCTCACGACGCAGCTCACGCGCCTGGCCGCCGTCTCGCCGGACGGGCCGCGCATGCTCATCAAGATCGTCGTCGAGAACTGCTGGCCGCTGCCGTGGTACCTGCGCGGCTTCGAGCGCGTCGGCTATTGGGAGCAGCCGCCAGATGAACCGGACGCCGACGTGGTTCTCGTTTCGTACGCGCTCCAGGACGCGCTCGCCCCGCGGCTGCGCGACGCGTACGAAGTCAGCTACTATGGACTGCGGCGGGACGAGATTCTTGCGGTCTACGTCCGGCGCGCCTTGTGGACGACGTTTGTCCAAAGCCTGACGCCGGCCACGCAGCCGACAGCGCCATGA
- a CDS encoding HD domain-containing protein → MTTAAAPAKTTELRLFPVSIESFDARLLEMDLYLKPAPDAPAVLYRTTGIEFTLQDRQRLMEQHIEFLYIPMSQHKAYRRLLSDRVEETFHDPHLQRVERARLIRASCKRMIEDVLIFPNQPEPIAMIADMSRKFATWATEDPQQFSYLLDMSGHDYYTTLHMVSVGVGCGLLVNELRPGDEELRTALVEGGMLHDIGKRGIPAELLNKEGKLAPDEWQTIRRHPLIGADELRNNPAVPAFVIEMVRDHHERPDGTGYPEGLRDARVSFAARICAVVDVFDAICAARPYRGPTPPQETLRIMREGRGKHFDSDIFDAWAAIVERLVCEDPSRAPASTGEPSKLSLGALGQQAPLIEQDIEPRDSFLRVGEEQRRHPRHECNVPVRVRFIYHGKPLPVLDGEWTEVRMMDISQGGARLRTAWPLSRNDVVEIELPGTSDRARLRRGRVVSIRSVGADGWDSGIRFVKT, encoded by the coding sequence ATGACGACCGCGGCCGCTCCGGCAAAAACAACCGAGTTGCGTCTCTTCCCGGTCAGTATCGAGTCCTTCGACGCGCGCCTCCTGGAAATGGACCTCTATCTCAAGCCGGCGCCGGACGCCCCGGCCGTGCTGTACCGCACGACCGGGATCGAATTCACCCTGCAGGACCGCCAGCGGCTGATGGAGCAGCACATCGAGTTCCTGTACATCCCGATGTCACAGCACAAGGCCTACCGCCGGCTGCTGAGCGACCGGGTGGAAGAGACCTTCCACGATCCGCACCTGCAGCGGGTGGAGCGGGCCCGGCTGATCCGGGCGAGCTGCAAGCGCATGATCGAGGACGTGCTGATCTTCCCGAACCAGCCCGAGCCGATCGCGATGATCGCGGACATGAGCCGCAAGTTCGCGACCTGGGCGACCGAAGACCCGCAGCAGTTCTCCTACTTGCTGGACATGTCGGGGCACGACTACTACACGACGCTGCACATGGTGAGCGTCGGCGTCGGCTGCGGCCTGCTGGTCAACGAGTTGCGGCCCGGCGATGAGGAACTCCGCACGGCCCTGGTCGAGGGCGGCATGCTGCACGACATCGGGAAACGCGGCATTCCCGCCGAGTTGCTGAACAAGGAGGGCAAGCTCGCACCGGACGAGTGGCAGACCATCCGACGACATCCGCTGATCGGCGCCGACGAGCTCAGAAACAACCCGGCCGTGCCGGCGTTCGTGATCGAAATGGTGCGCGATCACCACGAGCGTCCGGACGGCACCGGTTATCCCGAGGGGCTGCGCGACGCGCGCGTCAGTTTCGCGGCCCGTATCTGCGCGGTGGTGGACGTCTTCGATGCGATCTGCGCGGCGCGCCCGTATCGCGGCCCCACCCCACCGCAGGAGACCCTCCGCATCATGCGGGAAGGCCGCGGCAAGCACTTCGACTCCGACATCTTCGACGCCTGGGCGGCGATCGTGGAGCGGCTGGTGTGCGAGGATCCCTCGCGGGCACCGGCGAGCACTGGCGAGCCCAGCAAGCTGTCGCTGGGGGCGCTGGGACAGCAGGCCCCGCTCATCGAGCAGGACATCGAGCCGCGCGACTCGTTCCTGCGGGTCGGGGAGGAGCAACGGCGCCACCCGCGGCATGAATGCAATGTGCCCGTGCGGGTGCGGTTCATCTATCACGGCAAGCCGTTGCCGGTGCTCGACGGTGAATGGACCGAGGTGCGCATGATGGACATCAGCCAGGGCGGCGCGCGCCTGCGGACCGCCTGGCCGCTGTCGCGCAACGACGTGGTGGAGATCGAGCTGCCAGGGACTTCCGACCGGGCGCGGCTGCGTCGGGGGCGGGTGGTCTCGATCCGGTCGGTGGGCGCGGACGGCTGGGACTCCGGGATCCGCTTCGTGAAGACCTGA
- a CDS encoding ATP-binding cassette domain-containing protein: MAEVHLEGVTKIYPGDVRAVDNISLQIHDREFVVLVGPSGCGKSTTLRMIAGLEDITAGTIRIGDRVVNGVAPKDRDIAMVFQNYALYPHMTVYKNMAFGLLLRRKYAAFDNPLGFLVAHPYWKQARQERQEIDRRVQEAASILGIQELLNRRPRALSGGQRQRVAVGRAIVRQPKAFLFDEPLSNLDAKLRIGMRAELKRLHRQVQTTTVYVTHDQEEAMTLGDRVVVMKDGLIHQCATPYDVYEHPTNRFVAGFVGTPPMNFFEGKLVREGDRLLFDEGDNRLAVHATHRDRLLPLVGQPLTLGVRPEALSPAGPSADAVLNTQVSVVEPLGDRTDVYCSTPRHAHIVCRVDTRTRVNENAPARMAVDMARAHYFEAGENGRNVTLAGSAA, encoded by the coding sequence ATGGCCGAGGTGCATCTCGAAGGCGTCACCAAGATCTATCCCGGTGACGTGCGGGCGGTCGACAACATCTCCCTGCAAATCCACGATCGCGAGTTCGTCGTCCTCGTCGGCCCCTCCGGCTGCGGCAAGAGCACCACCCTGCGCATGATCGCCGGCCTCGAGGACATCACCGCCGGCACCATCCGCATCGGCGACCGCGTCGTCAACGGCGTCGCCCCGAAAGACCGCGACATCGCCATGGTCTTCCAGAACTACGCCCTGTACCCGCACATGACGGTGTATAAGAACATGGCGTTCGGCCTGCTGCTGCGCCGCAAGTACGCCGCGTTCGACAACCCCCTCGGCTTTCTCGTCGCGCACCCCTACTGGAAACAGGCCCGCCAGGAGCGCCAGGAGATCGACCGCCGCGTGCAGGAGGCCGCCAGCATCCTCGGCATCCAGGAGCTGCTCAACCGCCGGCCGCGGGCCCTGTCGGGCGGGCAGCGGCAGCGCGTCGCGGTCGGGCGCGCGATCGTCCGGCAGCCGAAGGCCTTTCTGTTCGACGAGCCGCTCTCGAACCTGGACGCGAAGCTGCGCATCGGAATGCGCGCCGAACTGAAGCGCCTGCATCGGCAGGTGCAGACGACGACGGTCTACGTCACGCATGACCAGGAAGAGGCCATGACGCTGGGCGACCGCGTCGTGGTGATGAAAGACGGTCTGATCCACCAGTGCGCGACGCCCTACGACGTCTACGAGCACCCCACGAACCGCTTCGTCGCGGGTTTCGTCGGCACGCCGCCGATGAACTTCTTCGAGGGGAAGCTCGTCCGCGAGGGCGACCGGCTGCTGTTCGACGAAGGCGACAACCGCCTCGCCGTGCACGCCACGCACCGCGACCGGCTGCTGCCGCTCGTGGGTCAGCCGCTGACGCTCGGCGTCCGCCCCGAGGCCCTCAGCCCCGCCGGCCCATCCGCGGACGCCGTGCTGAACACGCAGGTCTCCGTCGTTGAGCCGCTGGGCGACCGCACGGACGTGTATTGCAGCACGCCGCGACATGCCCACATCGTTTGCCGCGTCGACACGCGGACGCGCGTGAACGAGAACGCGCCGGCGCGAATGGCCGTGGACATGGCGCGGGCGCACTACTTCGAAGCCGGGGAAAACGGGCGCAACGTCACGCTGGCCGGCAGCGCCGCGTAA
- a CDS encoding Gfo/Idh/MocA family oxidoreductase → MSTHRISRRKFVQRAATAAAVFYIVPRHVLGGRGYVPPSEVVTRGVIGTGGQGLSHVTENVEGQPPVTLAVCDVDRKHLENGLKRAGRSCDGYADFREVLERKDIDTIHVATPPHWHAVVGIAAAQAGKDVFGEKPFARTIAEGRALAGAIRSYGRVFQVNTHGRFGNYYHFGATKMLRKLVDSGLLGTPLTVRLTAANGIFWKVKMWSGRTNLTPEPVPAVLDYDMWLGPAPSRPYHPHRVHQSFRGYWDYDGGGLADMGQHYLDPVQYMLNKDDTSPVEIEAEAPWPQHPDAVGMWGTIRLKYDDGHTLILQSGEWGPADPAGLPFIEGPRGKVYDNYRTDPPGLFDQLARFPDPPPLLDFETAVRTRKQPGGNADVAQRSCALVNLANIAIRTGRKLRYDPVRERFVGDEQANLLVAQPMRAPWHI, encoded by the coding sequence ATGTCCACACACCGAATTTCACGCCGCAAGTTCGTCCAGCGGGCCGCGACGGCGGCCGCCGTGTTCTACATCGTCCCGCGCCATGTGCTGGGCGGCCGGGGTTACGTTCCGCCAAGCGAAGTAGTCACGCGCGGTGTCATCGGCACCGGCGGGCAAGGCCTGAGCCACGTGACCGAGAACGTGGAGGGTCAGCCGCCGGTCACGCTGGCGGTCTGCGATGTGGATCGCAAGCATCTTGAGAACGGCCTGAAGCGCGCCGGCCGAAGCTGTGACGGCTACGCCGATTTCCGGGAGGTGCTGGAGCGGAAGGACATCGACACGATCCACGTCGCCACGCCGCCGCACTGGCACGCCGTCGTTGGCATCGCCGCGGCCCAGGCGGGCAAGGATGTGTTCGGCGAAAAGCCGTTCGCGCGGACGATCGCGGAAGGGCGGGCGCTGGCGGGTGCGATCCGGAGTTACGGGCGGGTCTTTCAGGTCAACACGCATGGCCGCTTCGGGAACTACTACCACTTCGGCGCGACGAAGATGCTGCGCAAGCTCGTCGACAGCGGCTTGCTGGGCACGCCGTTGACGGTGCGTTTGACCGCCGCGAACGGCATCTTCTGGAAGGTGAAGATGTGGAGCGGGCGGACGAACCTGACGCCCGAGCCGGTGCCGGCTGTACTTGACTATGACATGTGGCTCGGCCCGGCGCCGTCCAGGCCGTACCATCCGCACCGCGTCCATCAGAGCTTTCGCGGCTACTGGGACTACGACGGCGGCGGGCTGGCGGACATGGGGCAGCATTACCTTGACCCCGTGCAGTACATGCTGAACAAGGACGACACCAGCCCGGTGGAGATCGAAGCCGAGGCGCCCTGGCCGCAGCATCCCGACGCGGTGGGGATGTGGGGCACTATCCGGCTGAAGTACGACGACGGCCACACGCTGATTCTGCAGAGCGGCGAATGGGGGCCGGCGGACCCGGCCGGGCTGCCGTTCATCGAGGGGCCGCGCGGCAAGGTGTACGACAACTACCGCACCGATCCGCCGGGCCTGTTCGATCAACTCGCGCGCTTCCCCGATCCGCCGCCGCTACTCGATTTCGAGACGGCGGTGCGCACGCGGAAGCAGCCGGGTGGCAACGCGGACGTGGCCCAGCGGTCGTGCGCGCTGGTGAACCTGGCGAATATTGCGATTCGCACGGGGCGCAAGCTGCGCTATGACCCGGTGCGCGAACGCTTCGTGGGGGATGAGCAGGCCAACCTCCTGGTCGCGCAGCCCATGCGCGCCCCGTGGCATATCTAG
- a CDS encoding DUF1080 domain-containing protein — protein sequence MRSVRASATILSSIIATLMAGGPACADEGVPPDARAKIRAAAPQQAPAKPAQARRLLVYTACQGFRHSAIPYCTAALEILGEKTGAFSVVASDDPAVFKPESLNTFDAVCFNNTTGELFEDATLKQALLDFIRGGKGIVGIHAATDCFYNWPEFGALMGGYFDGHPWNETVTVKLDEPGHPVNAAFGGKPFEIADEIYQFKEPYTRHALRVLLSLDTDKTNMTRDGIKRTDKDFAVSWVRNYGLGRLFYCSLGHREEIFCNPAVLGHYLAGIQFALGDLPADATPSARIAADGWTTLFNGQDLSGWITKPGSWVVEDGVLARKGGGDIWTEQLFGDFTLDLEFKFEPEANSGIFFRTGDIKDCVQTGIEMQVIDSFGKPAADKHDCGAIYDCLAPRKNVVKKAGEWNHVTLTCRGPRIQVELNGEAIVDMNLDEWTTAHQNPDGTENKFNTAYKDMPRRGRIGFQDHGKSVWYRNIRLKRLDS from the coding sequence ATGCGATCCGTACGTGCTTCCGCGACGATTCTGAGCTCGATCATTGCGACCCTGATGGCCGGCGGCCCGGCCTGTGCGGACGAGGGCGTCCCGCCGGACGCCCGTGCGAAGATCCGCGCCGCCGCGCCGCAGCAGGCGCCGGCCAAGCCCGCGCAGGCGCGCCGTCTGCTGGTTTACACGGCGTGTCAGGGCTTCCGTCACAGTGCGATCCCGTATTGCACGGCGGCGCTGGAGATTCTCGGTGAGAAGACCGGCGCGTTCAGCGTGGTCGCGAGCGATGATCCAGCCGTGTTCAAGCCGGAGTCGCTCAACACGTTCGACGCGGTCTGCTTCAACAACACGACCGGCGAGCTATTCGAAGACGCGACGCTGAAGCAGGCGCTGCTGGACTTCATCCGGGGCGGCAAGGGCATTGTTGGGATTCACGCGGCCACCGACTGCTTCTACAACTGGCCGGAATTTGGCGCGCTGATGGGCGGCTACTTCGACGGGCATCCATGGAATGAAACCGTCACCGTGAAGCTCGACGAGCCGGGGCACCCGGTCAACGCTGCTTTCGGCGGGAAGCCCTTCGAGATCGCGGACGAGATTTACCAGTTCAAGGAGCCGTACACACGTCATGCGCTGCGCGTGCTGCTCAGCCTCGACACCGACAAGACGAACATGACCCGCGACGGGATCAAGCGCACCGACAAGGACTTCGCCGTGAGTTGGGTGCGCAACTACGGTCTCGGCCGCCTGTTCTACTGCTCGCTCGGGCATCGCGAGGAGATTTTCTGTAACCCGGCGGTGCTCGGGCACTACCTCGCCGGTATCCAGTTCGCGCTCGGCGATCTGCCGGCCGACGCGACGCCCAGTGCCCGGATCGCCGCCGACGGCTGGACCACGCTGTTCAACGGTCAGGACCTGAGCGGCTGGATCACCAAGCCCGGCAGTTGGGTGGTTGAGGACGGCGTCCTGGCCCGCAAGGGCGGCGGCGACATCTGGACCGAGCAGCTCTTCGGTGACTTCACGCTCGACCTCGAGTTCAAGTTCGAGCCCGAGGCCAACAGCGGCATCTTCTTCCGCACCGGCGACATCAAGGACTGCGTGCAGACCGGCATCGAGATGCAGGTGATTGATTCATTTGGCAAGCCGGCGGCCGACAAGCACGATTGCGGTGCCATCTATGACTGCCTTGCGCCGCGCAAGAACGTGGTCAAGAAGGCGGGCGAGTGGAACCACGTGACGCTCACCTGTCGCGGTCCGCGCATCCAGGTGGAGCTGAACGGCGAGGCGATCGTCGACATGAACCTCGACGAGTGGACCACGGCCCACCAGAACCCCGACGGCACCGAGAACAAGTTCAACACGGCGTACAAGGACATGCCGCGCCGCGGCCGCATCGGCTTTCAGGACCACGGTAAGTCGGTGTGGTATCGCAATATCCGGTTGAAGCGGCTGGATTCGTAG